The Aggregatilinea lenta genome includes a region encoding these proteins:
- a CDS encoding FGGY-family carbohydrate kinase, with protein MGASQDYLLGVDAGTSVVKAALFTADGREVGSVARRTTVKTPHSAWAETSMDETWVMAASAIRAVLAESDVDPAQIAAVGLSGNMVGAWLLDAQGRPVRDAILWADGRTQPLIDRFSAEQPGFMSHIFDHSASVMQQGCTLPVLRWLAEHEPDVLDRAVTLVGCKDWLAYNLTGTIQIDPTEAPGMPGDIRTRGYSDAMIALFGLDAYRRLFPPIRPSEQVIGTVQPRAAALTGLAAGTPVVLGAGDVPASALGVGAVDPGVACSLLGTNFLNCLVVDQPVFEPRDVGVSFLLPGGRWLRATINVSGTTSLDWAIEQFCGPEKAAADSTAALFEGVEALVRASPIGANGAIYLPYLSANGIIAPVADPAARADFFGLTNEHTRGDLLRAVYEGLAFSIRDGYDVIPAAIHEIRLSGGAAKSAFFCQMVADVTGRRVLVPAGSEFGAKGAALLAAVGIRWYPFIADAVHRTASACQVYECDPAAQRAYEATFATYTQLREALRPVWQAHAARRS; from the coding sequence ATGGGAGCCAGTCAGGACTATTTGCTCGGCGTCGATGCGGGCACATCGGTCGTTAAGGCGGCGCTGTTCACCGCCGACGGGCGCGAAGTGGGGTCGGTTGCGCGGCGCACCACGGTCAAAACACCGCATTCCGCCTGGGCCGAAACCAGCATGGACGAAACGTGGGTCATGGCCGCCAGCGCGATCCGCGCCGTGCTCGCGGAAAGCGACGTTGACCCGGCGCAGATCGCCGCCGTCGGACTGTCGGGCAACATGGTCGGCGCGTGGCTGCTCGACGCGCAGGGCCGCCCCGTGCGCGACGCGATCCTGTGGGCGGATGGTCGCACGCAGCCGCTGATCGACCGCTTCAGTGCGGAACAGCCGGGCTTCATGTCGCACATCTTCGACCACTCCGCGAGCGTCATGCAGCAGGGCTGCACGCTGCCCGTGCTGCGCTGGCTGGCCGAACACGAGCCGGACGTGCTGGACCGCGCCGTTACCCTCGTCGGCTGCAAGGACTGGCTGGCCTACAACCTCACCGGCACGATCCAGATCGATCCGACCGAAGCGCCCGGTATGCCCGGCGACATCCGCACCCGCGGCTACAGCGACGCGATGATCGCGCTGTTCGGCCTGGACGCATACCGCCGCCTGTTCCCGCCGATCCGGCCTTCGGAGCAGGTTATCGGGACCGTGCAGCCCAGAGCCGCCGCGCTAACCGGGCTGGCCGCCGGGACGCCGGTCGTGCTGGGCGCGGGTGACGTGCCCGCCTCCGCGCTGGGCGTCGGCGCGGTCGATCCCGGTGTGGCGTGTTCGCTGCTGGGCACGAACTTCCTGAACTGCCTCGTGGTCGATCAGCCCGTGTTCGAGCCGCGCGACGTGGGCGTGTCGTTCCTGCTGCCCGGTGGCCGCTGGCTGCGCGCGACGATCAACGTCTCCGGCACGACCAGCCTGGACTGGGCTATCGAGCAGTTCTGCGGGCCAGAAAAGGCCGCTGCGGATTCCACCGCCGCGCTGTTTGAGGGGGTCGAGGCGCTGGTTCGCGCCAGTCCCATCGGGGCGAACGGCGCGATCTACCTGCCATACCTGAGCGCCAACGGCATTATCGCGCCCGTGGCCGACCCTGCCGCCCGCGCGGACTTCTTCGGGCTGACCAACGAGCACACACGCGGCGACCTGCTGCGCGCCGTGTATGAAGGGCTGGCCTTCTCCATCCGTGACGGCTACGACGTGATCCCCGCGGCCATCCACGAAATCCGGCTGTCCGGCGGCGCAGCCAAGAGCGCATTCTTCTGCCAGATGGTCGCGGACGTCACCGGCAGGCGCGTGCTGGTCCCGGCTGGCAGCGAGTTCGGCGCGAAGGGCGCGGCGCTGCTGGCGGCGGTCGGCATCCGCTGGTACCCGTTCATCGCGGACGCGGTACACCGCACGGCCAGCGCGTGCCAGGTGTACGAATGCGATCCGGCGGCGCAGCGCGCTTACGAGGCCACGTTCGCCACCTATACACAGCTGCGCGAGGCGCTACGCCCCGTGTGGCAGGCCCACGCCGCACGGCGATCCTGA
- a CDS encoding carbohydrate ABC transporter permease, with amino-acid sequence MASRFRHNLLLGLSIFVLMVLVLAPFYWIFSSSIKLPQEIISATPTFVPHSFTTEHYDKLLGESSFPTYMRNSIVVAVGTMAITVVLSTLAAYGLYRLRFPGRITLFRVILITYAFPGVLLLVPMYQMMSKLKLVDSLTALVIVNVTLSAPFAVWMLQAFFRTIPRELEEAAALDGASRLGIIVRIMLPLAAPGVASIAIFAFITSWTEYIFSSILIISEANRTLPVGLAGIIGQYQIDWGLLLAGATATTLPVLILFSLVGRNFVEGLTAGAVK; translated from the coding sequence ATGGCTTCCCGGTTCCGCCATAACCTGCTGCTGGGCCTGTCCATTTTCGTGCTGATGGTGCTGGTCCTGGCGCCGTTCTACTGGATCTTCTCCTCGTCGATCAAGTTGCCGCAGGAGATTATCAGCGCCACGCCGACCTTCGTTCCACACTCGTTCACCACCGAGCATTACGACAAGCTGCTGGGCGAATCGTCCTTCCCCACCTACATGCGCAACAGCATCGTCGTGGCGGTGGGCACGATGGCGATCACGGTCGTGCTGTCCACGCTGGCCGCGTATGGTCTGTACCGGCTGCGCTTTCCGGGGCGCATCACGCTGTTCCGCGTGATCCTGATCACCTACGCGTTCCCCGGCGTGCTGCTGCTGGTGCCGATGTACCAGATGATGAGCAAGCTCAAATTGGTTGACAGTCTGACTGCGCTGGTCATCGTCAACGTGACGCTGTCCGCACCGTTCGCGGTGTGGATGCTGCAAGCGTTCTTCCGCACCATCCCGCGCGAGCTGGAAGAAGCCGCCGCCCTCGACGGCGCGTCGCGGCTGGGCATCATCGTGCGGATCATGCTGCCGCTGGCCGCGCCAGGTGTGGCGAGCATCGCCATCTTCGCGTTCATCACCTCGTGGACCGAGTACATTTTCTCGTCGATCCTCATCATCAGCGAGGCCAACCGCACGTTGCCCGTCGGGCTGGCGGGCATTATCGGCCAGTACCAGATCGATTGGGGCCTGCTGCTGGCGGGCGCGACCGCGACCACGCTGCCGGTGCTGATCCTGTTCAGCCTCGTGGGGCGCAACTTCGTCGAAGGGCTGACCGCCGGCGCGGTCAAGTAA
- a CDS encoding carbohydrate ABC transporter permease, translating to MRDITHDEAVGGRRSSWRGEWLRMETLIGYAFVLPLMLWLAGTILYPLIVSVDLSLQNVKIIGSVGSYVGIENYRRAFESPDFREALKNSGIWVLANALVQTILAFAAATILKQRFRGNRIARVWIILSWVVPTVVVVIIWRWLLSASGGVVNYLLVNTGIVDKPVGFFSTGNMAFLSVILINSWRWFPFNAVILLAGLQRIPEELYEAAAVDGATAFAKFRFITLPSLQPVLFVMGLIGTLLSFNVFDVIWLLTGGGPSGATTTLPVLIYETAFKRYRLSQAAAMSVITGVILLLFAAAFIRFLSPEADTEEA from the coding sequence ATGAGGGACATCACGCACGACGAGGCGGTAGGCGGGCGGCGATCGAGCTGGCGGGGCGAGTGGCTCCGCATGGAGACGCTGATCGGGTACGCGTTCGTACTGCCGCTGATGCTGTGGCTGGCCGGGACGATCCTCTATCCCCTGATCGTATCGGTCGACCTCAGCCTGCAAAACGTGAAGATCATCGGCTCGGTGGGCAGCTACGTCGGCATCGAAAACTATAGGCGCGCCTTCGAATCGCCGGACTTCCGCGAGGCGCTGAAGAACAGCGGGATCTGGGTGCTGGCCAACGCGCTCGTGCAGACGATCCTGGCGTTTGCCGCCGCGACGATCCTCAAGCAGCGCTTCCGGGGCAACCGCATCGCTCGTGTGTGGATCATCCTGTCGTGGGTCGTGCCGACCGTGGTAGTGGTGATCATCTGGCGCTGGCTGCTCAGCGCGTCTGGCGGCGTGGTGAACTATCTGCTGGTGAACACGGGCATCGTGGACAAACCGGTGGGCTTCTTTTCGACTGGCAACATGGCGTTCCTCTCGGTCATCCTGATCAACTCGTGGCGCTGGTTCCCGTTCAACGCCGTGATTCTGCTAGCCGGGCTGCAGCGCATCCCCGAAGAACTGTACGAGGCCGCAGCAGTGGACGGCGCGACTGCGTTCGCGAAGTTCCGCTTCATCACGCTGCCCAGCCTGCAGCCGGTGCTGTTCGTGATGGGACTGATCGGCACGCTGCTGTCGTTCAACGTCTTCGACGTGATCTGGCTGCTGACCGGCGGCGGTCCGTCCGGCGCGACCACGACGCTGCCGGTGCTGATCTACGAGACGGCCTTCAAGCGCTACCGGCTCAGCCAGGCGGCGGCGATGTCGGTTATCACCGGGGTGATCCTGCTGCTGTTCGCGGCGGCATTCATCCGTTTCCTGTCCCCTGAAGCCGACACCGAGGAGGCGTAA
- a CDS encoding ABC transporter substrate-binding protein codes for MRSKFVPILVLLLVAAMVLPSLPAQARQDKVEITLWHMEEPTNRVERIQTLIDEFNAAHPEIEVKQEPQNWGEIYTKAPAAIAAGNAPELLFAIPDFTPILKDLGALQPVEDFVAELDAEHPFYPATVEQYTYDDHTWAVPLYNMSQNLWYRKSVLEAAGVEVPTTWDEWLAAAEALTTDAQYGVGLPAAKNLYTDQVMYDLMIGAGASEIYNDDGTLRFNNPETVEAYDMYNQLLQYSPVDSPNWAWGEAEACFANRTCAMVIQFTVITTYDTQAEGDAEDLGVAPIPYKEGVEDPGTIAYANAVMLLTDDPAKKEAAETFISWLLQPENYGRFLNMEPGLFLPVTEDGATADSFWEDPLVVKYQDQVQTMIENSTSGRLFGFTSGNTFPSIASISAQNLLAQTLQLVAIDGQSPADAVAEGQSLMESAIED; via the coding sequence ATGAGAAGCAAGTTCGTCCCTATCCTCGTTCTGCTGCTGGTCGCCGCAATGGTGCTCCCCTCCCTGCCCGCCCAGGCGCGGCAGGACAAGGTCGAGATCACGCTGTGGCACATGGAAGAGCCGACCAACCGCGTCGAGCGCATTCAAACCCTGATCGACGAGTTCAACGCCGCGCATCCTGAGATCGAAGTCAAGCAGGAGCCGCAGAACTGGGGCGAGATCTACACCAAGGCCCCCGCCGCCATCGCCGCCGGCAACGCGCCGGAGCTGCTGTTTGCCATCCCCGACTTCACGCCGATCCTGAAGGACCTCGGCGCGCTGCAGCCGGTCGAAGACTTTGTCGCGGAGCTGGACGCCGAGCACCCCTTCTATCCGGCGACGGTCGAGCAGTATACCTACGACGACCACACCTGGGCCGTGCCGCTGTACAACATGTCGCAGAACCTGTGGTACCGTAAGAGCGTCCTCGAGGCTGCCGGGGTCGAAGTTCCGACCACCTGGGACGAGTGGCTGGCCGCTGCCGAAGCGCTGACCACGGACGCCCAGTACGGCGTCGGCCTGCCCGCCGCCAAGAACCTTTACACCGATCAGGTGATGTACGACCTGATGATCGGCGCGGGCGCGTCGGAGATCTACAACGACGACGGCACGCTGCGCTTCAACAATCCTGAGACGGTCGAAGCCTACGACATGTACAACCAGCTGCTCCAGTACTCGCCGGTCGACAGCCCGAACTGGGCCTGGGGCGAGGCCGAAGCGTGCTTTGCCAACCGTACCTGCGCGATGGTGATCCAGTTCACCGTCATCACCACCTATGACACGCAGGCCGAAGGCGATGCGGAAGACCTGGGCGTCGCGCCGATCCCCTACAAGGAAGGCGTCGAAGATCCGGGCACGATCGCTTATGCTAACGCCGTCATGCTGCTGACCGACGACCCGGCCAAGAAGGAAGCCGCCGAGACGTTCATCAGCTGGCTGCTCCAGCCGGAAAACTATGGCCGCTTCCTGAACATGGAACCGGGCCTGTTTCTGCCGGTGACCGAAGATGGCGCGACCGCCGACAGCTTCTGGGAAGATCCGCTGGTGGTCAAGTACCAGGATCAGGTCCAGACCATGATCGAGAACTCGACCAGTGGCCGCCTGTTCGGCTTCACGAGCGGCAACACGTTCCCCAGCATCGCGTCCATCTCCGCGCAGAACCTGCTCGCGCAGACGCTCCAACTGGTCGCCATCGACGGCCAGTCGCCCGCCGACGCCGTGGCGGAAGGCCAGTCGCTCATGGAATCGGCCATCGAGGACTGA
- a CDS encoding SIS domain-containing protein, with protein MTNQHHLQGATAYMAAVRERLDAIAQSQSDGIDRAANTIVKAIRAGGQIYLFGTGHSHMLAEEGHYRAGGLAAVCPVLSSSLMLHEGAVASTQLERTSGLGPAVLSRYQPAPPDVLVIFSNSGVNAVPVETAAAAKDLGLSVIAVVACDYAAQATAGPTGQKLTDLADIVLDNQGVPGDALVSLGDSDLRVGPLSTIAGAFLLNATLTEVAWRIYADGEMPPIYISANMPGAQAHNDTLVETYRLRNPHL; from the coding sequence ATGACGAACCAACACCATTTGCAGGGTGCGACCGCCTACATGGCGGCAGTTCGGGAACGGCTCGACGCGATCGCGCAGAGCCAGTCGGATGGCATCGACCGTGCGGCGAACACGATCGTCAAGGCCATCCGCGCGGGCGGCCAGATCTACCTCTTCGGGACCGGACACTCGCACATGCTGGCCGAAGAAGGCCACTACCGCGCGGGCGGGCTGGCGGCAGTCTGCCCGGTGCTCAGCTCCAGCCTGATGCTGCACGAGGGTGCCGTAGCCAGCACGCAGCTTGAGCGCACCAGCGGCCTGGGGCCTGCCGTGCTGTCGCGCTACCAGCCCGCGCCGCCGGACGTGCTCGTGATCTTCTCCAACAGCGGGGTAAACGCCGTCCCGGTGGAAACCGCCGCCGCCGCGAAGGATCTCGGCCTGAGCGTGATCGCGGTCGTCGCGTGCGACTACGCCGCGCAGGCGACCGCCGGTCCCACCGGGCAAAAGCTGACCGACCTTGCCGACATCGTGCTGGACAACCAGGGCGTGCCGGGTGACGCGTTGGTGTCGCTGGGAGACAGCGACCTGCGCGTCGGCCCGCTGTCGACCATCGCCGGGGCGTTTCTGCTCAACGCGACCCTAACCGAAGTCGCGTGGCGCATCTACGCCGACGGCGAGATGCCGCCGATCTACATCAGCGCGAACATGCCGGGCGCGCAGGCCCACAACGACACGCTCGTCGAGACGTACCGGCTGCGCAACCCGCACCTGTGA
- a CDS encoding GntR family transcriptional regulator, whose product MPIDRNSTVPLYLQLKEHLRQQIEDGSYAPGSRLPSERELADTFQVSRMTARQAIRLLATDGFISAHVGKGTFVLKPRIDQELLLLTSFTEDIRQRGMTPRSRIIRAAIERADEDVAAHLKVSQGAEVLLLSRVRMADEEPIAWEICAVNHRLCPGILDRHNFGQDSLYQAMREEYGLRLLWADQLISARMPTREERDALDLDHKTPVLSLTRVTYTEHDQPAEYVSSVYRCDRYQLRTILRYTNG is encoded by the coding sequence ATGCCGATCGATCGCAACTCCACGGTTCCGCTCTACCTCCAACTCAAAGAGCACCTGCGCCAGCAGATTGAGGATGGCTCGTACGCGCCCGGCTCACGTCTCCCTTCGGAACGCGAACTGGCCGACACGTTCCAGGTCAGCCGCATGACTGCGCGCCAGGCGATCCGGCTGCTGGCAACGGACGGTTTCATCTCCGCGCACGTGGGCAAAGGCACGTTCGTGCTCAAGCCGCGCATCGACCAGGAGCTGCTGCTCCTGACGAGCTTCACCGAAGACATCCGCCAGCGCGGCATGACGCCCCGCAGCCGCATCATCCGCGCTGCCATCGAGCGCGCCGACGAAGACGTGGCCGCGCACCTGAAGGTGTCGCAGGGGGCCGAAGTGCTGCTGCTCAGCCGCGTGCGCATGGCCGACGAGGAGCCGATCGCGTGGGAAATCTGTGCGGTCAATCACCGGCTGTGCCCCGGCATTCTGGACCGCCACAACTTCGGCCAGGATTCGCTTTACCAGGCCATGCGCGAGGAATACGGCCTGCGCCTGCTGTGGGCCGACCAGCTCATCAGCGCGCGGATGCCCACCCGCGAGGAGCGCGACGCCCTGGACCTGGACCACAAGACGCCCGTGCTCAGCCTGACGCGCGTCACCTACACCGAGCACGACCAACCAGCCGAATATGTCAGTTCGGTGTACCGATGCGACCGGTACCAGCTTCGAACCATTTTGCGCTATACGAACGGATAA
- a CDS encoding ArsR/SmtB family transcription factor has translation MISQSLAREVSQMEADLCSAFADSTRILILYALNEGPRNVGELAEELGIPQSSTSRHLKMLKDRGLVLMVRQGTSNQYHLADPRLIEALDILRSILRDRIAHRANLINEAEG, from the coding sequence ATGATTTCGCAATCCCTCGCTCGTGAAGTTTCGCAGATGGAAGCCGACCTGTGCTCGGCGTTCGCCGACTCCACTCGCATCCTCATCCTGTATGCCCTCAACGAGGGGCCGCGTAACGTGGGCGAGCTGGCCGAGGAATTAGGGATTCCGCAGTCGTCCACCTCGCGCCACCTGAAGATGCTCAAGGATCGCGGGCTGGTCCTCATGGTGCGGCAGGGCACGAGCAACCAGTACCACCTCGCCGATCCGCGCCTGATTGAGGCGCTCGATATTCTGCGATCGATCTTGCGCGACCGGATCGCCCATCGCGCTAATTTGATCAACGAAGCCGAGGGCTAA
- a CDS encoding YeeE/YedE thiosulfate transporter family protein, which translates to MRFILNYIRRDEWSPYVAGTLLGIVGILSVALSNTLLGASGAFENVVGMIGDAVAPKTFDNLYFNYIMPPGITWGVVLVIGMFFGGMLGAATSGTLKWGKKESLNDDAQWKSIFGPQTWKRWGLAFVGAIILEYAAGIAGGCTSGLAISGGMLLAPSAYLFIAGMFLSGIVTAMVIYRRRY; encoded by the coding sequence ATGCGCTTCATTCTGAACTATATCCGCCGCGACGAATGGTCGCCCTACGTGGCCGGAACGCTGCTCGGCATCGTGGGCATTTTGTCCGTCGCTTTGAGCAATACCCTGTTGGGCGCGTCGGGCGCATTCGAGAATGTGGTCGGCATGATCGGTGATGCCGTCGCGCCCAAGACGTTTGACAACCTGTACTTCAACTACATCATGCCGCCCGGCATCACCTGGGGCGTGGTGCTGGTGATCGGCATGTTTTTCGGCGGGATGCTCGGCGCGGCCACCAGCGGCACGCTGAAGTGGGGCAAAAAGGAATCGCTCAACGACGACGCGCAGTGGAAGAGCATCTTCGGCCCGCAGACCTGGAAGCGCTGGGGGCTGGCTTTCGTCGGTGCGATCATCCTCGAATATGCCGCCGGGATTGCGGGCGGCTGCACCAGCGGCCTCGCCATTTCGGGCGGGATGCTGCTCGCTCCGTCCGCCTATCTGTTCATCGCCGGAATGTTCCTTTCGGGCATCGTCACCGCGATGGTGATTTACCGCAGGAGATATTAA
- a CDS encoding YeeE/YedE thiosulfate transporter family protein has translation MSSDIAALLLGVGFGFALNKAGLTKYHKIVNVFRFTDMAVLKFMMTALVVSMSGLYLLRGMGLVTFPNVPATYVVGNLVGGLLFGVGMALSGYCPGTCAAGAGEGKLDYLIPGVAGFLVGAGLYGLTYQDVFPSISKIANYGATVIPDLWDLSPFLTVVFFALMATFLFYLIDRAGLQRKAKS, from the coding sequence ATGTCAAGCGATATCGCGGCGCTGCTGCTGGGTGTGGGGTTCGGGTTCGCGCTGAACAAGGCCGGGCTGACCAAGTATCACAAGATCGTGAATGTGTTTCGCTTCACCGATATGGCCGTGCTCAAGTTCATGATGACCGCGCTGGTGGTGTCCATGAGCGGGCTGTACCTGCTGCGCGGCATGGGGTTGGTGACCTTCCCGAACGTCCCGGCGACGTACGTCGTGGGGAATCTGGTCGGCGGGCTCCTGTTCGGCGTCGGCATGGCGCTCAGCGGCTACTGCCCCGGTACGTGCGCGGCGGGCGCGGGCGAGGGCAAGCTCGACTATTTGATCCCCGGTGTGGCGGGCTTCCTGGTGGGCGCGGGGCTGTACGGCCTGACGTACCAGGACGTGTTCCCCTCCATTTCGAAGATCGCCAACTACGGCGCGACGGTCATCCCGGATCTGTGGGATCTCAGTCCGTTTCTGACGGTGGTGTTCTTCGCGCTGATGGCGACCTTCCTGTTCTACCTGATCGACCGGGCGGGTCTGCAGCGTAAGGCGAAGAGTTAA